The Bacillus sp. Bos-x628 genome segment AATTATCTCCCCACACTTTGTTTCCACTCACTGCTACACCTAGTAAAAGGTGAGCATTTTTCTCTAAAAAAGACTGAGTGGTACTAGGGACTTGTCCAAATCCTGTCGTAAATGTGACGAGGATAAACGGCGAATCCAAAAACTCTTCTCCAGTCAATTTTCGTTTGTCTGTAAAAGGGGTCTTGTCCAAAAAGCGTTGAACATTTCCTGTTTTTGAATCAAATACGATTTGAATCAATTCCATCACGACCTAGTTTTTAGTATTGT includes the following:
- the nrdI gene encoding class Ib ribonucleoside-diphosphate reductase assembly flavoprotein NrdI, with the protein product MIQIVFDSKTGNVQRFLDKTPFTDKRKLTGEEFLDSPFILVTFTTGFGQVPSTTQSFLEKNAHLLLGVAVSGNKVWGDNFAKSADTISKQYQVPILHTFELSGTKRDVELFTQEVERIVTKSGSEVDSIK